The Pseudodesulfovibrio alkaliphilus DNA segment TCCGCCTTGCCCGACCGGGCACTATGGGCGGCGGCGAACCGCTCAACAGCGGCGGCCCTGTCCCCGCGCCGGAAGGCGATGACGCCCAGATTGTTTTCGGCGCAGGGGTGCCCGGGGGCGAGGTCAAGGGCCTGCCCAAAGGAGGCTTCCGAGGCGTCGAGGTCTCCCACCACGGCAAATTGCACCCCGCGGACAAGCCGTTGGCCGACAGCGTCGAGAAGCACATGGTCCAGCCCCCGGCAGGGACAACGCGGCCGAACGCAGGGCTGCGGCCCGTCAAACAGGCGCACCTCGCCGAGCACGTTGCCGAGCACGGTCTTGTCGCCCGGACAACGATAGACCGTGCCGTCCTCGTCCAGGCGCAGAAGCGTACGCCCGGCGTGGCAGGGCACGCCCATGAAGTTGAAGGCGACCTTGAGTCCCTGCTCGGGATGGTCGGCAAAGATGGCGTGTGCCCGCTCGCCGTAGGCCTCGGGGTAGCGCCGCCCCTGATGCTCGCCCCGAAAGGGACGCGGAGTGATGCCTATGCCGTGGCGGGCAAAAAACTCGCAGTCGGCAGCGAACCGTGTCTCAAGCTCCGGGTGGACCACGTAGTTGACGATGACCTTGAACCCGGAATCCGCCAGCAGCCGGGCGTTGTCGATGAATGCGGCCACCCCCCTGACGCGCTCGCGCTCCTTGATATGCAAGGCCACGTAGAGATCCTGTACGCGGGCCGGATCAATGCGCCGGGCGAACTCGCGCACCCTGGAGGACATCGAGAGGTTGGTGTCCACGCCGATGCGGTGATGCCGGGTCAGGGCGGCGCAGATGTCCACGAAACCTGGATAGATGAAGGGCTCGCCCCCGGTCATGCCCACGGTCCACTCCCGGCCCGTGGCATCAAGAAAGGCGCGTATCCGGTCCACGGGCAGAATCTGGGTAACGGGGGTGTTGTCGTGGGGGAAGTAGCAGTATTCGCAGCGAAAATTGCACTTCCGCGTCATGTTCCATATGATGTTGCTGGCAGGCTCGCGCACGGGTTGAATCCTCTGGCCCCCTTCCTGACATGTATCGAATGAAAACGCCAGACCGCGGCTTGCGGTTCCGGGGAAACGTCTGCTACAAGGGCTGTCACCGAGGAAACCATGGTCGCTGAGTTGTTCACCCCGCTGCTCGATGAGCTGGATGTCTGGTCCCGCGCCGGAGTAGTGGCGGGCCTGTGGTGGCGCGACGACGACGCGGCCGCGCCCAGCCCCGCCCTGGAACGGCTGACGCGCCTGGGCGCGGACCACGGCGTGGCCTGCGGGCTGGCCGTTATCCCGGCCAGAACGGGAATTGGGCTGCGCGACCATGTGCTGGGTGCGCCCGGTCTGCTGGTACTCCAGCATGGCTACGCCCACGCCAACCACGCGCCGCCGGGCAACGGGGCCTGGGAGCTTGGCCCGCATCGGCCCATGGCCGAAATTCTGGCCGAGCTGCGCTCTGGCATGCGGACCCTGGGCGACCTCTTCGGAGAGCGGTTCGTGCCGACCGTGGTGCCGCCATGGAACAGAATGGACCCGGCCCTGCTCGACCTGCTGCCCGGTCTGGGTTTTTGCGGCGTGTCGGCCGAGGGCGGGACGGATGCGCCCGCGCCACCGCCCGGACTGCGCCGGGCCGATGCCCACTGCGACCTGCTCACATGGAAACATGGGCCTGCGCGTTTCGCGGGCCTGGAAAAATGCGTGACCTCCATTGCGGAACACCTTAAGGAAAAACGGTCCGGCCGCGTGAACCCGGACGAACCCACGGGCATACTCACCCACCATCTGGAGATGGATGAAAATGCCTGGGGCTTCATGGAAGACCTGCTTTCGGCCACCCGCTCCCATCCCGCCGCCGCCTGGATGAGCCCCGCCGAGATCTGGCCGCCAGCCGCCCAATCGAAAGGAAGACCATAATGACCGCCACCCTGCGCCCCGCCGAAGCCAGCGACATCGACGCCATCTGCACCCTGCTGCACACCCACATGAATCCCGAATATCCCGTTGAGCGGTGGAAACGCCTCTTTGCCGCCCCCTGGTGCGCGGAAAGCCCGGACATGGGCATCGTGGCAGAGGACGCGGGACGCATCGTGGGCTTTCACGGCCATGTCTGCTCCCATCGGCCCATCGGCTCCCGGCGCGAGCGGTTTCTCAACTTCACCTCCTGGTACCTCCTCAAGGAATACCGGGGCCAGGGGCTGGGCCGGGCCATGATCGAGATGGCCACTGCAGACCCGGACGTGACCTACACTGTCATCTCCCTGTCTCCCAAGCGACTTGATTTTTTTAAAAAGATGGGCCTTGACGTGCTCGACACCGAGCGACTGCTCTGGCGCAAGGACGGCCACGAGTTCGAGAACCTCGAACTTATTCACGACCCCGAGGTGATGATGACCCGGGCCAACCCCGACGAGGTCAAGGTGCTCAAGGACCATCTGGGCCTGGCCGTGACCCCGGTGCTGGTTTCCACGCGCTGCACCCAGTGCCTGCTGCTGCTCTCCATCGCCGCCAAGGGCAACAACGTCACCTACTACGACGTGCTCTACCGCAGCAATCCCGGCCTGTTCACCGACCGGGCGCCCGACATAGCCCAGGCCCTGCTGCCCGAAGGCGACTGTGTGCTGGCCGCCGACCGCCGCTTTGTGGAAAAAGTCGGCGACGGGGCCGAGGTGGAGGCCATCCCCTCGCCGCGCTTTTACAAATCCTCCCGGATAAAGCCGCGCAACGTGGATCTCGCCTACTCAGAGATCGTCCTGCTGGGCCAGAAGCTGGATTGACCCAGCCCCGGGCCTTCCCCGGCTTGCCCTGACGCCCCGGGCGGGGTATGGTCGGGCATGAGTGAAGACAACAAGGACTTTCCCACGGCAGTGGCCGCGCCCGAAGGCGACATCGTCCCCCTGACCCTGACCATGGTGGGCAACCTGCTGGCCATGTCGCGACAGAGCCCGCGAAAGCGGGTGGTCCAGAGGCTGCACAAGACGCTTGACGCGGGCACACACCGCATGTTCAACGCGCTCCAGCCCGGCACCTACATCCCCCCCCACCGCCATCTGCACCCGGTCAAGAGCGAGACCATCCTGGTCATCTCCGGCTCGGTGCTCTTTGTGCGCTTCACCGAGGACGGCGGCATCGCCGACCATACCCTGCTCCAGCCCGGCACCGAGAGCTTCGGCGTGGACGTGGCTCCCCATGTCTACCACACCTATGTGGCGCTCAAGCCCGACACCCTGATCTTCGAGGTCAAGGACGGCCCCTTCGAAAAGGAAAGGGACAAGGACATTCCGGCCTGGGCTCCGGCCGAGGATGCCCAAGAGGCCGAGGCGTACATGCTGGGTATGCTCAAGGATCTGTCCGAGCGGGCAACGGCCCAGGCCGACGCGGCAAAGGCCGAGGCGGAGGGCAACGCCGCCGGAGAAAAAGAACGGGACAGGAACGACGAAGCCTGACCTGCCCGTCGCCGCCCGAACAGCTTTCGCGCCCCACCCCGGCTCCGTGCTTCCGGGCCTGACGCCGGGGTTGCGCCGCACTGCCCGAATGCTGTACACGATGTGATCTTTTTCCAAGGAGACCGCACGTGAACAGCCGCATTCTCCGGGCAGACATCCTGCTCTTCGTCACCGCCGCCATCTGGGGCTTCGCCTTTGTGGCCCAGCGCATGGGCATGGACCACATCGGCCCCCTGACCTTCAACGGGGTGCGCTTCGCCCTGGGCGCCCTGGCCCTGGTTCCGCTGGTGGTGTACATGGAAAAACGCCGCACTCCCGGTTTTGTGGGCACGGACAGGAAAAAAATGGCCGCGGGCGGCGGGCTGCTCGGGCTGGCCCTGTTCTGCGGGGCCACCCTCCAGCAGATGGGGCTGGCCGCGCCGCAACTGGCGACCATGGGCTTTGAGGCGTCCACCGCGGGCAAGGCGGGGTTCATCACCGGACTCTATGTGGTCTTCGTGCCCATCTTCGGCCTGATGCTGGCCCAGCGGCCCGGATGGGGCACTTGGCTCGGCGCATCACTGGCCGTGGTGGGCATGTACCTGCTCTCGGTCACTTCGGGGGTCTCCATCGCCTTTGGCGACCTGCTCATCCTCATCGGTGCGCTTTTCTGGGCCGGGCATGTGCTGCTCATCGGCAAGCTCTCGCCCGGCATGGACGCGGTGGACGCGGTCAAGCTCTCCACAGTCCAATTCGCGGCCTGCGCCGCCTTGAGCCTCATCGGAGCCGTTGCCACCGAGGAGATTGCCCTGGCCGGGCTGCGTAGCGCGGCCCTGCCCATCGCCTACGGCGGGCTCATGTCCGTGGGCGTGGCCTACACCCTCCAGGTGGTGGCCCAACGCGACGCCCAGCCCGCCCACGCGGCCATCATCCTGAGCCTTGAGGCCGTGTTCGCGGTTGTGGGCGGCTGGCTGATGCTCGGCGAACTGCTCTCCCTGCGCGCCCTGATCGGCTGCGGCCTGATGCTGGCGGGCATGATCTTAAGCCAGCTCAAACCCTGACCCGCCCCGGACAGCGTCAGGCGGGAAGCCGCAGCAAAGCCCAGAATCCGTTGGAGAGGTGGCCGTGCATGGTCTCGAAGACCGTCTCCTCGAAAACCACCGTCTCGAAATCGAGAAACAGGGCTTCCATGTGGTTGCGGTCATGGTGACGCATGATCCCGCCGTCATCCACGTCAAAAATGCCGTAAATACCGTACTTTTCATGGCCGATCTTGTAGCGGTCGAGGTTGCGCCGGTCGCGGTTGAGCAGAAAGTCGTTGACGTAGAGCAGCCCGCCCGGGCGCAGCACCCGCTTGAGCTCCAGCAGGGCCTCGGCCTGGGCCCTGGTCTCGACGATGCAGGTGAACACGCCGAGCATCATGGCCGCGTCAAAGACGTTGTCCCCGAAGGGAAGCGGACCGCCCGGATAGGCAACGAGGTCCAGGCCCGGATGCTCGGCCCGGCCGCGCTCGATGAGGGGCTCGGAAAAATCAATGCCGGTCAGGCCGGTGTACCCCGCCGCGGCCAACTCGGCCAGGGTCCGCCCGTAGCCGCAGCCGAAGTCGAGCACCCGTGCGTCCCTGTCCACATGTTCCTGAAAAACGTCCATCCTGAACGGCGTGGTGAAGGTCTTGTCCCTTCCCCGCTCCGTCCAGTATCTTCGTTGATCCTGCATACCCCTCCTTCGGGTGGTGCGTTCCCCGGTTCCCGTCCCTGCCGCCTACAGCGTCAGCCGGACATGGTAGAGACCGCGCCCGCGCTGAACGCGCATGAACACGGCATTGTTCATCCTGTTTCGCAAAAAAGCGTTGAGCAGGTCAAGGCCGGAGGCCAGCCGCCTGTTGCCTATCTGATGAATGATGTCGCCCGGTTGCAGCCCCAGTTGGGCGGCCGCGCTGCCGGGCCTCACCCGCGTCACTTCGGCCCCGCCCCCCTGGCGGTCCACCAGCTCGAAGCCCCAGCGGGCGAGCACCAGCTCCAGCGCCCTGGCCCGGTCCAGGGGCTGGGGACGCAGGGTCAATCCGCGCTCCTGACCGTCTCGCAGCACTGTCAGCGTCACGGTCTCGGTGCGGGTCACGCCGAAGAGCCTGGCCAGGTAGTCGTCCTTGCCCGTCAGCTCGCGGCCGTTGAAGTCCAGGACGATGTCTCCGGGCCGGATGTCCGCGGCCGCGGCCGGTGTATCGGGATGGACCTCGGCCACCAGCAGCCCGCTCAGGCTTCTGAGCCGGAAATACCGCGCCGTGGCCTGATCCACGTCCTGGCCGAAGAGGCCGAGCCAGATGGGGGCCACATGGCCGGTGTCGAGCAGCTCGCGGACCACGAGCTTGGCCTTGTTCACCGGAATGGCGAAGCCGATGCCCTCGGCCCCGGCCCGGATGGCGGTGGTGATGCCGATGAGCTGGCCGTGGATGTTGAGCAGCGGCCCGCCCGAGTTGCCGGGATTGATGGCCGCATCGGTCTGGATGAAGCTGCCGAAGGCCCCGCGCTCGGTGGTCATGGGCCGGTTCAGGGCCGAAACCACCCCCGTGGTCACGGTGTGGGAGTAGCCAAAGGGGTTGCCGATGGCGATGACCGTCTCGCCGATGAGGATGTCGTCGGAATCGCCCATGGCAACCTGGGGCAGTCCCTGGGCGTCGGTGAGCCGCAGCACGGCAAGGTCGAAGTCCGGGTCCGAACCCACCAGCTCGGCCACGTACTCGCGGCCGTCGAGCAGACGAGCCGCAATGTCGTCGCCCCCGGCCACGACATGGGCGTTGGTCAGGACCAGTCCCTTGGCGCCGTCGATGATCACCCCGGAGCCGAGGTTGTGGGACGGCCCGGACCGCTGGCCGGGAAACCCTCCGAAAAACCTGTCGAAAAAAGGATCGCCAAAGGGCGAGCGTACGCCGGGCTGGTCGCGCCGGGCCACGGTGATGTTGACCACCGACGGGCTTGTGGCCTGGACGGCACGGACAACGGGAGTACGCCGCTCGTCCGCCCCGGCAGCCTGATTCCTGGCCAAAGCGTCGCCCGCCCCGGCCCACAGCCCGGCCATGAACAGGACCAGCGCCAGGACCGCGGGCAGACGACGCGGACTTCGGTCCATGTTAGCGCCCCCTCCCGGCCATGGCCCGCAGCCGGGCGATGCGCTCGGCCACTGGCGGATGCGTGGCGAACAGCGAGGACGCCCCGCTGCCCCGGAACGGGCTGACGATGAACATGTTCTCCGTGGCAGGGCTGCCCTGCAGGGGTACGCGCTCGGCAGCGGCGTCGAGCTTGCCCAGGGCCCCGGCCAGATGGAGCGGGTCGCCGCTGAGGCGTGCCCCGGCCTCGTCGGCCAGATACTCGCGTGAGCGCGAGATGGCCATCTGGATCATGGCAGCGGCAATGGGCGCCAGGATGGCCAGGGCGATGGCCGCCAGGGGGTTGCCCCGCTCCCCGTCGCTGCGGCCGATGCCGAAGATGGCCGTCCACTGAAGCATATTGGCGATGAAGACAATGGCCCCGGCCAGCACGGCGGCCACGGTCTGGATAAGGATGTCGCGGTTGGCGATGTGGCCCAACTCGTGGCCGAGCACGCCCTTGAGCTCGTCGGGATTGAGGATGGCCACGATGCCACGGGTCACGGCCACCACGGCGTTCTCCGGGTTGCGCCCCGTGGCAAAGGCGTTGGGCGCGTCCTGGGGAATCAGCGCGATGCGGGGCTTGGGGATGCCCGCCCGGGCGGCCATCTCCTCGACCACGGCGTGGATGTGGGGTGCGTCGCCCCGCGAAAGATCCCGGGCCTTGTACATCTTCAGGACGATCCTGTCCGAGTACCAGTAGCTGCCCACGTTCATGACCATGGCAAAGCCAAAGGCGAGGACAAGCCCGGTGCGCCCGCCCATGAGGCCACCGAGGAAGAGCAGCAGGCCGGTCAGCAGACCAAGGAAGAGTAGGGTCTTTATGTTGCTCGTCATGGTGTCGGTATCCTCCGGAAAAACATGCTTTCCATCAGATAGGCACTGGGGCGGCGGCGTCAAGCCCTACGGGGGTGTGCGCCTCGGCGACGGGTCAATCCACGGGAATCCGGCGGCGGGCGGAACGGGACTTCAACAGGGTTACGGTGAGCAATCCGCCCCGGAACACGGCCGAGATCTCGCCGCCCACGCTCTCACCGGCCCCGGCGCACAGGCCGGCCAAGGCGAAACGACGGGCAAAAGGCCCCACGGCCCGCTCCACGACGTGATGGCGCACCACCCCTTCCGTTCGACCTGGCGCTGTCCCGTGGACCCAGAGATCCTGGCCTCGCACCTCCACGGTCACATCCTCAAGGCTGATACCCGGCAACTCCACGACAATGACCACCCTGTCGGCGCACTCCAGTACATCGGCCGCAGGAACCCAGCAGCGTCCCACGCCCCCGCGATCCGCCCGGTTTGCGGCCCCGAGTCCCGCCATCTCCGCCCAGGGGGGCGCGTTTCCCTTGCCCATGTCGGCTCCCGAGCACCCGCTCGAATCAATAATAATTTGCCCCTTGCCGAAAATCCATATAACAATGCGAGGCACAGCTCAACCTGTCAAACCCGCGAGGAGCGCCATGAAAACCAGTCAGGAAAAACTCGTTGCCCCGGCCGAGACCGCCATCGACCGGGTGGGCGAGGCCAAGATCAACAACCCCTTGAGCCTGGGCCGGTTCGTGGACGAGGACGAGGCCGTGCTGGTCCACATCTCGCGGTCCAATGTGGAACTGCAAGGCAAGGGCGGCAGCAAACGGCGCGCTTTTTTCGAACCGGCCGGCCCCCGAAGCAGGGTCTACTACGATCCCAGCAAGACCAAGTGCGCCATCGTCACCTGCGGCGGCCTGTGCCCCGGCCTCAACGATGTCATCCGCGCCATCGTCATGACAGCGGTCCATGAGTACCGTGTGCCCTCGGTGCTGGGCATCCGCTTCGGCCTGGCAGGCTTCATCCCCGAGGAGGGGCACGACATCGTGGAGCTGACGCCCGAACGCGTCAGCCGCATCCACGAGTTCGGCGGCACCTTCCTGGGCAGCTCGCGTGGGCCTCAGGACCCGGAAGCCATCGTGGACGCCCTGGAGCGCATGAACGTGTCCATCCTCTTCATGATCGGCGGCGACGGGACCATGCGCGCAGCCAGCGCCGTGATCCGCGAGGTGGTCAAGCGCCGCCTCTCCATCAGCGTGGTCGGCCTGCCCAAGACCATTGACAACGACATCGACTTCGCCTCGCCTTCCTTTGGCTTTGACACGGCCGTGGAAACCGCCACCATGGCCATCAAGGGGGCTCATGTGGAGGCCACAGGCGCCCCCTGGGGCATCGGTCTGGTCAAGGTCATGGGACGCGACGCGGGCTTCATCGCCGCCCAGAGCGCCCTGGCCTGCCAGGCGGTCAACTTCGTGCTCATCCCCGAGGCCCCCTTCGACCTCCTCGGAGAGAAGGGATTCCTGGCTGCCCTGGATTCGCGGATGAAGCGGCGCGGCAACGCGGTCATCGTGGTGGCCGAGGGCGCTGGCCAGGACCTGCTCGACCAGACCAGCCGGACCGACGCCTCGGGCAACAAGATCCTCGGCGACATCGGCGGGCTGCTCAAAGGCGAGATCCTCGCTCATTTCAAGGCCCAGGGAATCGATGCGACCCTCAAATACATCGACCCGAGCTACATCGTCCGCTCGGTACCAGCCAACGCCAACGACCGCATATACTGCTCGTTTCTCGGCATCAATGCGGTCCATGCGGCCATGGCCGGGCGCACCAACCTCGTCATCTCACGCTGGAACGGCCGCTATGTGCACATCCCCATTGATCTGGTCACCCGGGGCAAGAAACGCATCCTGACCGATTCCAACTACTGGCGGGCCGTGCTCGAATCCACCGGCCAACCCGCCACCATGAGGAACGATTGACTTTTTTTCGATAATTATAGTTATTATTCTTGATTTGTGTCCGGGCTGGGTATAATTTGGCCGCACCATCGGACTGACGCGCTTTTTTACGGTTTGGTTCGGCAATATCCGCAAAGGGGGTTTGTATGGATGTGCTTATGCTTTCGCGGCTGCAATTCGCGGCGGCAACCATGTTTCATTTTCTCTTCGTCCCGCTGACGCTGGGGCTGTCGGTGCTCATCGCCTGCATGGAGACCGCCTATGTACGCACGGGCAACAAGACCTATCAGAAAATGGCCAAATTCTGGGGCAAGATATTTCTGGTCAACTTCGCTCTGGGCGTGGTCACGGGCATCACCCTGGAGTTCCAGTTCGGCACCAACTGGTCGCGCTACTCCGCCTTTGTGGGCGACATCTTCGGCTCGCTGCTGGCCATTGAGGCCACGGCGGCCTTTTTCCTCGAATCCACCTTCATCGGCGTATGGCACTTCGGGTGGAACAAGCTCTCGGCCAAGGCGCACGCCATCGTGGCCTGGCTCATTGCCCTGGCCTCCAACCTCTCGGCCATCTGGATCCTCCTGGCCAACGGCTTCATGCAGGACCCCACCGGCTATGTCATCCGCAACGGCCGGGCCGAGCTGACCGACTTCCTCGCCGTGGTCACCAACCCCTTCGGCTGGTACCAATTCTTCCACGTCATTCCCGGAGCGCTCTGCCTGGGAGGCTTCTTCGTCATGGGGGTCGCCGCCTGGCACCTCATCCGCGAGAGTCATGTGGAGTTCTTTCAGAAGTCCTTTGCCGTGGGCGCGGGCGTGGCCCTGGTCTTCTCGGTCTTCACCGTGGTGGAGGGCCACTTCCACGGCAACCACATGTCCCAGGTCCAACCCGCCAAGCTGGCGGCCATGGAGTCCCACTGGGAAACCCAGCGCAACGCGCCCCTGTACCTGCTGGTCGTTCCCGGCAAGGAAGGCAATCTGGTGGAGGCCCTGCCCATTCCCGGAGCCTTGAGCTTCCTGGCCTACAACGACGTCAACGCCGAGGTGGTCGGTCTGAACGACATTCCCAAGGAGGACCGTCCGCCCGTCCTCCTGACCTTTCTCGGGTTCCGGGTCATGGTGGGCATCGGCACGTTGCTGCCGGTACTTGCCCTGTTCGGCTGGGTCATGCGCAACAAGCTGACACGCTATCCCCTCTACCTGAAAATCCTGCCCTGGTGCATCCCCCTGCCCTACATCGCCATGCAGGCGGGCTGGGTGCTGGCCGAGGTAGGCCGTCAGCCGTGGATCGTCTATGGGCTCATGCGCACCTCGGACGCGGTGTCTCCGGTCACTACCGGGACCGTGGCCTTTTCCTTCATCCTGATGTGCCTGCTCTACACCCTGCTGGGCGCGGCGGGCATCTGGCTGATGGTCCGGCTGGCCAAGAAGGGTCCCGAAGACCATACCCCCATTCAGGTCAAGGCCGCTTAACCCAAGAGACCACAAGGAGACGCTGCAATGATGGATACATTCGTTGAAACCGGAACGGTTCACTACTATCTGGCGGTGACCTGGTTCGTCCTGTGGGGGGTGCTCTGGGCCGTGTACTTCATCCTGGACGGCTTTGACCTCGGCGTGGGCACGCTGCATCCCTTTCTGGCCAGGACCGAGGAGGAGAAACGGGCCATGCTCAACGCCACCGGCCCCTTCTGGGACGGCAACGAGGTCTGGCTCATCGCTGCTGGCGGCGTAACCTTTGCCGCCTTTCCCTACGCCTATGCCCAGATGTTCAGCGGGCTCTACACCGCGCTGATGCTGCTGCTCTTCGCGCTCATCGTCCGCGGGGTGTCCTTTGAGTTCCGCTCCAAGGTGGAAAGCGCCAGCTGGCGCAAAACCTGGGATATCTGCCACGCGGTGGGCAGCTTTTTGCCCGCCCTGCTGCTGGGCGTGGCCTTTGCCAACATCTTCCGGGGCCTGCCCCTGGACGAGACCGGGTTCAGCCAGGCCGGACTCCTGGGACTGCTCAACCCCTATGGCCTGGCAGGTGGCGTGCTCTTTGTGGTCATCTTCGTCATGCACGGAGCGCTTTGGCTGTGCATCCGGGCCACAGGCGACCTGCGGGACCGGGCCGAGAAAGTGGCCCTCAAGACCTGGCCGATACAGGTGGTGCTGACCGTGCTCTTCCTGGCCTACACCGCGGTGGAGACCCAGCTCTTCAGCAACTACTTCCTCTACCCCGCACTCTTCATCATCCTGGTCCTGCCCGTGGTCGGGCTGGTGCTCATGCGCACGGCCATGGGCGCCAAGAAATGGTGGACCGCCTGGGGCGCTTCCAGCCTGTACATAGGCGGCACGGCCATGTTCGGCGTGGCCGGCATCTTCCCGGCCATCATCCCGTCCAACCCCAATCCGGGCCACAGCCTGACCATCATGAACTCGGCCTCCAGCCCGCTGACCCTGGGCATCATGCTCGGAGTGGTCCTGGTCTTCCTGCCAGTGATCATCGGCTACCAGCTCTGGGCATACAAGACCTTTGCCACCCCCATGGGCGAGGGGGACATCCACTACTGATCCCCTCCCCACCCGCGCACATCAGAACGCCCGGCCTGCATTGGCCGGGCGTTCGTCTTTCTCATTTGCCGCTCAAGGCGCGAAATGGCTAGTGGTATGTGTTGGCCTGCTTCCACGCCTCCCACTCCGCCTCGGTCAGCTTGCCGTCCTTGTTGGTGTCGGCCTCGGCCATGATCCGCTCGGCATTGAGGGGATAGTGGGTGGAAATCTCGGCATGAACCAGGGTCCGGTCGCCGTCAATGTCGATCTCCACAAAGCCGGTGACAAAGTGGACCCGCTCGAGCTTGTAGAGAATGGCCTTGTTCAGTGCGCCGTGCTCCAGATAGTACAGGCTCATGGTCTGCTTGCTGGTGCGCTGTCCCATGGTGTATCCGTCGTCGCGCTCGGCGATGTACAGGTTGCCGTCATCGCCGAAAACGCCGGTAAAGGTCTCCTTTTGCAGCACCTTCTTGGCGTCGAACCAGAGCTTGTAGCCGGAAAAGAGCTGTCCTTCCTGGACATTGATGACATAGGCGCATTGCCCCTCGCGAGGGCCGGCGGCCTCCATGATGTGGGAGGAGCCGCGCCATGTGCCGCGCAGCTCCGGGGGCTGGGCCCCGGCGACCGAGGCGGTCAGGGCGAGGACGGCGAACAGGATCGAAAGCAGCGCAAATCGTTTCATGGGACACTCCTGTGGTGAGACATTGGGGAATTCTCGACGGTCTATCCCTGTTTTGCGCAGCCGAGTCAAGGGGTGGAGAACCGACGGCCCTGATCCGGACCGGGCAACCTGCCGCGCACCCTGGCCAGAGTGCGCGAGGGCAGTTCCCCGTAAAAACGCTTGTAGTCGGCCGAGAACTGACCCATGTGCCAAAATCCCCAGCGGGTGGCCGCATCGGTGATGGAGGTGGCCCGGCCGCACTCCATCTCGCGCCTGACCATGTTCAGGCGGCAGATGTTCAAGTAGGCTTTGGGCGTGAGCCCCAGGTGCTCCTTGAAGGCGTAGATCAGCGTCCGTTCACTCACGCCCACGATACGACAGATGTCCGAAAGTTTCAGAGGCGAGGCCAGGTTTTCCCCAATGTAGCCCAGACTGCGGCGGACAACGCGCCGACGGCGGGACTCCTCGGGCATCCGCCCCGGACCATCAAGGGAGGCAAGGCAGGCGGCGAGGCTCCCTGCAACGGCCTCCCACGCAGGGCCTCCGCTCCGGCCGTTCAGGGCCGTCTCGCGAAGCTCCCACAAGGCGGAACGCAACCGGCCCATGGCTTCAGGGGACGGGGACAGCAGCCGGATCGGCCCCTGGTTCGGGAGCGCCACCGGGCAGCCCGAAGCCTTGACCATGTTTGCAAACGCACCCTCCTCCACGGAAAGACCAAAGAGATTGGTCTCGTCCGGGGCGACGCTGTCAATGGCGCAGCCTCCCGGGGTCAGAACGATGGCATTCTCGTCAAACAGCTCGCCATGGGAGTTCAAGGTCAAGTTCTGCACGGCATGGACGGCGAGGCCTACCCGGCCAAGGGGCGCCACCCCAAGATGATGAACCCTCTTTTCGACGCGCCACTGGATAAGGCGAAAGGGTCCGTGCAAAGCCGAGAAGACCTCGATCCCGCACTGCCCCCCTTCAAGCTGGGCAAAATCAATGCGCAGCCCCGGCACGGCATCCGCCGCCCGGGACAAGGAATCGAAACAGGAATGCGAAACCGCCATCATCGACATAGACACCATCCCGCCCTACCTTGCTTAAATCAGCCATCTTCGACAACCACCCCCAATCATTACAGCGATTTGGCACAAAAAGTTTTAATTAGGTTGACATTTGTCCCGATTTTCGCTGAAATTGTTTTTCAAAAATTGACAACATCGGAGTGTGTATGCCTGTCTTTCCCCTCATTGAAGGGTATGAGCGTCTGGGCTTCCCCATGTCGCCCCCCCTGCCGCGGACATCCCCTTCAAGGCCGCTGCCCCTGGCCGGAGAGGCGGTTGCGGCCGGGTTTCCCTCGCCCGCCGAAGACTACATGGAGAGGTCTCTGGACCTCAACGAATATCTTGCGCCACGGCCCGAGG contains these protein-coding regions:
- a CDS encoding radical SAM protein, which encodes MTRKCNFRCEYCYFPHDNTPVTQILPVDRIRAFLDATGREWTVGMTGGEPFIYPGFVDICAALTRHHRIGVDTNLSMSSRVREFARRIDPARVQDLYVALHIKERERVRGVAAFIDNARLLADSGFKVIVNYVVHPELETRFAADCEFFARHGIGITPRPFRGEHQGRRYPEAYGERAHAIFADHPEQGLKVAFNFMGVPCHAGRTLLRLDEDGTVYRCPGDKTVLGNVLGEVRLFDGPQPCVRPRCPCRGLDHVLLDAVGQRLVRGVQFAVVGDLDASEASFGQALDLAPGHPCAENNLGVIAFRRGDRAAAVERFAAAHSARSGKADYLDNLAMARGPGPDRDPKICLDVHPAAGK
- a CDS encoding class I SAM-dependent methyltransferase, with translation MQDQRRYWTERGRDKTFTTPFRMDVFQEHVDRDARVLDFGCGYGRTLAELAAAGYTGLTGIDFSEPLIERGRAEHPGLDLVAYPGGPLPFGDNVFDAAMMLGVFTCIVETRAQAEALLELKRVLRPGGLLYVNDFLLNRDRRNLDRYKIGHEKYGIYGIFDVDDGGIMRHHDRNHMEALFLDFETVVFEETVFETMHGHLSNGFWALLRLPA
- a CDS encoding GNAT family N-acetyltransferase; translation: MTATLRPAEASDIDAICTLLHTHMNPEYPVERWKRLFAAPWCAESPDMGIVAEDAGRIVGFHGHVCSHRPIGSRRERFLNFTSWYLLKEYRGQGLGRAMIEMATADPDVTYTVISLSPKRLDFFKKMGLDVLDTERLLWRKDGHEFENLELIHDPEVMMTRANPDEVKVLKDHLGLAVTPVLVSTRCTQCLLLLSIAAKGNNVTYYDVLYRSNPGLFTDRAPDIAQALLPEGDCVLAADRRFVEKVGDGAEVEAIPSPRFYKSSRIKPRNVDLAYSEIVLLGQKLD
- a CDS encoding DMT family transporter, translated to MNSRILRADILLFVTAAIWGFAFVAQRMGMDHIGPLTFNGVRFALGALALVPLVVYMEKRRTPGFVGTDRKKMAAGGGLLGLALFCGATLQQMGLAAPQLATMGFEASTAGKAGFITGLYVVFVPIFGLMLAQRPGWGTWLGASLAVVGMYLLSVTSGVSIAFGDLLILIGALFWAGHVLLIGKLSPGMDAVDAVKLSTVQFAACAALSLIGAVATEEIALAGLRSAALPIAYGGLMSVGVAYTLQVVAQRDAQPAHAAIILSLEAVFAVVGGWLMLGELLSLRALIGCGLMLAGMILSQLKP
- a CDS encoding polysaccharide deacetylase family protein, with protein sequence MVAELFTPLLDELDVWSRAGVVAGLWWRDDDAAAPSPALERLTRLGADHGVACGLAVIPARTGIGLRDHVLGAPGLLVLQHGYAHANHAPPGNGAWELGPHRPMAEILAELRSGMRTLGDLFGERFVPTVVPPWNRMDPALLDLLPGLGFCGVSAEGGTDAPAPPPGLRRADAHCDLLTWKHGPARFAGLEKCVTSIAEHLKEKRSGRVNPDEPTGILTHHLEMDENAWGFMEDLLSATRSHPAAAWMSPAEIWPPAAQSKGRP
- a CDS encoding WbuC family cupin fold metalloprotein, translating into MSEDNKDFPTAVAAPEGDIVPLTLTMVGNLLAMSRQSPRKRVVQRLHKTLDAGTHRMFNALQPGTYIPPHRHLHPVKSETILVISGSVLFVRFTEDGGIADHTLLQPGTESFGVDVAPHVYHTYVALKPDTLIFEVKDGPFEKERDKDIPAWAPAEDAQEAEAYMLGMLKDLSERATAQADAAKAEAEGNAAGEKERDRNDEA